The Horticoccus luteus DNA window TCGCCGGAAGATTACGCCGCCACCCTCGATGAACTCGTCGAGCTCACGCTGCCGCAGGTGCGCGGCATGATTTTAATGTCGCCGTGCTACGTCGAGTCGAACGCCACCGACGCCATGCGCGCGCGCATGGACACTTATGGCGCGCTCGTTCGCAGCATCGCGCAACGGCACAACGTTGTGTTCGTCGATACCCAGGCGGCGTTTGCACCGCTGCTGGCGCACCTGCACTCCGCGGCCATTTCTTGGGATCGGGTGCACCCGAACCACATCGGGCATGCGGTCCTCGCCCGCGCATTTCTCAACGGCGTGGGTTTCGACTGGTCGCGCCTCGCCGCCTCCGCCCCGTCCAATTTCACCAGCTGACGCACAACACCCGCCGCTCATCTTTTTCCACCCGCTCCTTATTCCTTCGCATGAAATCCTCCCCTCTCACCCGCGTGGTCGGCCTGCGCTGCAACCACCTCGATAATCCTCTCGGCGTGCACGACGCCGCGCCCCGCCTCAGCTGGCGACTCGAAACCGGCGCGCGCCGCGGGGCCCGCCAGACGGCCTATCGGATTACGGTCTCCACGACTCGCACCGGCGAAGCGGACTTGTGGGACAGCGGGCGCGTCGCCTCCGATCTCACGTTGAATATCGCTTACGCAGGCCGCGCCCTCGCCTCCCGCGAACGCGCTTGGTGGCGGGTGACCGTGTGGGACGAGGCCAACCGCGCGAGCGAGAGCAAGCCGGCCTTTTGGGAGGCTGGCCTGCTCACGGCCGCCGATTGGTCGGCCCAATGGATCGGCTCGGCCGCGGTCGGCGGGCCGGAGACCTCCGTGCCTTCGCCGCACGTCCGCACGGTTTTCAACGTCAGCAAAAAAGTCTCGGCGGCGCGCCTCTATGTGACCGCGCTCGGCCTCTACGAATTTCATCTCAACGGCCAGCGCATCGGCGAGGATGTCTTCACCCCGGGCTGGACCGATTACAACAAGCGCGTGCAATACCAGGTTTACGATGTCACGCCGGCCCTGCGCTCGGGCGTCAACGCCGCCGGTGCGATCCTCGGCGATGGCTGGTATTGCGGACACATCGGATGGAAGACGCGCCAATATTACGGCGACCGGCCGCGTTTGCTGGCCCAGTTGGAAATCGCTTACGCCGATGGTTCGCGCGAGACCATCGTAAGCAACGCCGCCTGGCGCACCGCTCCGGGCCCGATCACCGAAAGCGATTTCATGCATGGCGAGA harbors:
- a CDS encoding SGNH/GDSL hydrolase family protein; this encodes MAPSLLFAPRSRLVMIGDSVTDCNRSRPVGEGLFDGIGRGYPMLVDAWLAVAYPELAIRVSNVGTSSHTVRDLQARWQTDVLDLTPDWVSVMIGVNDVWRQFDSPRQPELAVSPEDYAATLDELVELTLPQVRGMILMSPCYVESNATDAMRARMDTYGALVRSIAQRHNVVFVDTQAAFAPLLAHLHSAAISWDRVHPNHIGHAVLARAFLNGVGFDWSRLAASAPSNFTS